One genomic segment of Streptomyces sp. NBC_00239 includes these proteins:
- the gcvP gene encoding aminomethyl-transferring glycine dehydrogenase produces the protein MTAHRIPLSQLESGIPFEQRHIGPDAEAQAKMLAQVGYGSLDELTAAAVPDVIKSAEALNLPAARTEAEVLAELRTLASRNKVMSSMIGLGYYGTFTPPVILRNVMENPAWYTAYTPYQPEISQGRLEALLNFQTVVAELTGLPTSGASLLDEGTAAAEAMTLARRVGKVKGGVFLVDADALPQTIAVIETRAEPTGTEVVVADLSAGIPAEIAERGVYGVLIQYPGASGAVRDIKPLIDQAHELGAVVTVAADLLALTLLTSPGALGADIAIGTTQRFGVPMGFGGPHAGYMAVQDKHARSLPGRLVGVSVDADGNKAYRLALQTREQHIRREKATSNICTAQVLLAVMAGMYAVYHGPQGLQTIARRTHRYAGILAAGLKAGGVEILHDAFFDTLTARVPGRADEVVAAAAERGVNLFRVDADHVSAACDETTLRADIEAVWAAFGVTADIEALDESVAEALPAGLLRSDDYLTHPVFHQHRSETAMLRYLRKLSDRDYALDRGMIPLGSCTMKLNATTEMEPVTWPEFGQLHPFAPVAQAEGYLTLINELEERLCEVTGYDKVSIQPNAGSQGELAGLLAVRAYHRANGDTQRTICLIPSSAHGTNAASAVMAGMKVVVVKTADDGEVDADDLRAKIEQYRDELSVLMITYPSTHGVFEEHVADICAQVHDAGGQVYVDGANLNALVGLAKPGHFGGDVSHLNLHKTFCIPHGGGGPGVGPVGVRAHLAPYLPNHPLQPTAGPETGVGPISAAPWGSAGILPISWSYVRLMGGEGLKRATQVAVLGANYIAKRLEPHFPVLYTGPGGLVAHECIIDLRPLSKATGVSVDDIAKRLIDYGFHAPTMSFPVAGTLMIEPTESEDLIEIDRFCDAMIAIRGEIERVSAGEWPADDNPLHNAPHTAAALGGEWTHPYTRDEAVFPAGVSAADKYWPPVRRIDGAFGDRNLVCSCPPLDEYDN, from the coding sequence ATGACCGCCCACCGCATTCCGCTTTCCCAGCTCGAGAGCGGCATCCCCTTCGAACAGCGTCACATCGGCCCTGACGCCGAGGCGCAGGCGAAGATGCTCGCCCAGGTCGGCTACGGCTCGCTCGACGAGCTCACCGCCGCCGCGGTGCCGGACGTGATCAAGAGCGCGGAGGCCCTGAACCTCCCCGCCGCCCGTACCGAAGCCGAGGTCCTCGCCGAGCTGCGCACCCTCGCGTCGCGCAACAAGGTCATGTCCTCCATGATCGGCCTGGGCTACTACGGGACCTTCACCCCGCCGGTGATCCTCCGCAACGTCATGGAGAACCCGGCCTGGTACACCGCGTACACGCCGTACCAGCCGGAGATCTCGCAGGGCCGCCTGGAGGCGCTCCTCAACTTCCAGACCGTCGTCGCCGAACTGACCGGTCTGCCCACCTCCGGCGCCTCGCTGCTCGACGAGGGCACTGCGGCCGCCGAGGCCATGACGCTGGCCCGCCGGGTCGGCAAGGTCAAGGGCGGGGTCTTCCTCGTCGACGCCGACGCGCTGCCGCAGACCATCGCCGTCATCGAGACGCGCGCCGAGCCGACCGGCACCGAGGTCGTCGTCGCGGACCTGTCCGCCGGCATCCCCGCCGAGATCGCCGAGCGCGGTGTCTACGGCGTGCTGATCCAGTACCCGGGCGCCTCCGGTGCGGTCCGCGACATCAAGCCGCTGATCGACCAGGCCCACGAGCTCGGCGCCGTCGTCACCGTCGCCGCCGACCTGCTCGCGCTGACCCTGCTCACCTCGCCCGGCGCGCTGGGCGCGGACATCGCCATCGGCACCACCCAGCGCTTCGGCGTCCCGATGGGCTTCGGCGGCCCGCACGCCGGCTACATGGCCGTCCAGGACAAGCACGCCCGCTCGCTGCCCGGCCGCCTCGTCGGCGTGTCCGTGGACGCGGACGGCAACAAGGCGTACCGCCTCGCGCTGCAGACCCGCGAGCAGCACATCCGCCGCGAGAAGGCCACCAGCAACATCTGTACGGCCCAGGTGCTCCTCGCCGTCATGGCCGGCATGTACGCCGTCTACCACGGCCCCCAGGGCCTGCAGACGATCGCCCGCCGCACCCACCGCTACGCGGGCATCCTCGCCGCGGGCCTGAAGGCCGGCGGCGTCGAGATCCTGCACGACGCGTTCTTCGACACCCTCACCGCCCGCGTCCCGGGCCGTGCCGACGAGGTCGTGGCCGCCGCCGCCGAGCGCGGCGTCAACCTGTTCCGCGTCGATGCCGACCACGTCTCCGCCGCCTGCGACGAGACGACGCTGCGCGCCGACATCGAGGCCGTCTGGGCCGCCTTCGGCGTCACCGCCGACATCGAGGCCCTCGACGAGTCCGTCGCCGAGGCGCTTCCCGCCGGCCTGCTGCGCTCCGACGACTACCTGACCCACCCGGTCTTCCACCAGCACCGCTCCGAGACCGCGATGCTGCGCTACCTGCGCAAGCTCTCGGACCGCGACTACGCGCTGGACCGCGGCATGATCCCGCTGGGCTCCTGCACCATGAAGCTCAACGCGACCACCGAGATGGAGCCGGTCACCTGGCCCGAATTCGGTCAGCTGCACCCGTTCGCCCCGGTGGCGCAGGCCGAGGGTTACCTCACGCTCATCAACGAGCTGGAGGAACGTCTCTGCGAGGTCACCGGCTACGACAAGGTCTCCATCCAGCCGAACGCCGGTTCGCAGGGTGAGCTGGCCGGTCTGCTGGCGGTCCGCGCCTACCACCGCGCCAACGGCGACACCCAGCGCACCATCTGCCTCATCCCGTCCTCGGCGCACGGCACCAACGCCGCCAGCGCCGTCATGGCCGGCATGAAGGTCGTCGTCGTCAAGACCGCCGACGACGGCGAGGTCGACGCCGACGACCTGCGCGCCAAGATCGAGCAGTACCGTGACGAGCTCTCGGTGCTGATGATCACCTACCCGTCCACGCACGGTGTGTTCGAAGAGCACGTCGCGGACATCTGCGCGCAGGTGCACGACGCCGGCGGCCAGGTCTACGTGGACGGCGCCAACCTCAACGCGCTGGTCGGCCTCGCCAAGCCGGGCCACTTCGGCGGCGACGTCTCGCACCTGAACCTGCACAAGACCTTCTGCATCCCGCACGGCGGCGGCGGCCCCGGCGTCGGCCCGGTCGGCGTCCGCGCGCACCTCGCGCCGTACCTGCCGAACCACCCGCTGCAGCCCACCGCGGGCCCGGAGACGGGCGTCGGCCCGATCTCGGCAGCCCCGTGGGGCTCGGCCGGCATCCTGCCGATCTCGTGGTCGTACGTCCGCCTGATGGGCGGCGAGGGCCTCAAGCGCGCCACCCAGGTGGCCGTCCTCGGCGCCAACTACATCGCCAAGCGCCTGGAGCCGCACTTCCCGGTCCTCTACACCGGTCCGGGCGGACTCGTCGCCCACGAGTGCATCATCGACCTGCGCCCGCTGTCGAAGGCGACCGGCGTCAGCGTCGACGACATCGCCAAGCGCCTGATCGACTACGGCTTCCACGCGCCGACGATGTCCTTCCCGGTGGCCGGCACGCTGATGATCGAGCCCACGGAGTCCGAGGACCTCATCGAGATCGACCGGTTCTGCGACGCGATGATCGCGATCCGCGGCGAGATCGAGCGGGTCTCCGCGGGCGAGTGGCCGGCGGACGACAACCCGCTGCACAACGCCCCGCACACCGCGGCGGCGCTGGGCGGCGAGTGGACGCACCCGTACACGCGTGACGAGGCCGTCTTCCCGGCCGGCGTCTCGGCCGCGGACAAGTACTGGCCGCCGGTACGCCGTATCGACGGCGCGTTCGGCGACCGCAACCTGGTCTGCTCCTGCCCGCCGCTGGACGAGTACGACAACTGA
- a CDS encoding DUF5999 family protein, translating into MCQHQPPCPSADSADREAARPVANHPEQGWSLLCNGVLLFEDTGELLPDGQIIAPHRPLAASQVMRAA; encoded by the coding sequence ATGTGCCAGCACCAGCCACCTTGCCCGTCAGCCGACTCCGCCGACCGGGAGGCCGCCCGGCCGGTGGCCAACCACCCGGAACAGGGCTGGAGCCTGCTGTGCAATGGCGTCCTCCTGTTCGAGGACACCGGTGAGCTGCTGCCCGACGGCCAGATCATCGCCCCGCACCGCCCGCTGGCGGCCTCGCAGGTGATGCGGGCGGCCTGA
- a CDS encoding glutamate-cysteine ligase family protein — MGEKVVAGDFDLSDRQRYRRKLHECLEGLGRLLAEKRFDRPKNLMGLEIELNLAGSDGLPRMMNAQVLDRIASSDFQTELGMFNLEVNIVPHRIGGRVFDQLTEELQTGLGYAHRMAAEIDAGVVMIGILPTIAHADLVSANLSDVDRYTLLNNQIVTARGEDFTLDIDGVERLTCTTTSIVPEAACTSVQLHLQVTPGRFAAVWNAAQAVTAVQIAVGANSPFLFGRELWRESRPPLFTQATDTRPPELQAQGVRPRTWFGERWVDSAYELFEENVRFFPALLPICDEEEPLRVLDEGGVPRLQELVLHNGTVYRWNRPVYGVADGVPHLRVENRVLPAGPTVVDVVANAAFYYGLVRALADEARPVWTRMSFAEAEANFDAACRYGIDARLRWPRRGRGGGLATVSAVRLVLDELLPLAASGLDAWGIEPADRDLYLGIIEERCRRRVNGATWQVDTYHRARAAGLGRDAALAALTRRYAELMRRGEPVHTWPAGLADGERVAAAVVGRG, encoded by the coding sequence ATGGGGGAGAAGGTCGTGGCAGGCGATTTCGACCTGTCCGATCGGCAAAGGTACCGGCGGAAGCTCCACGAGTGCCTTGAGGGACTGGGGCGGCTTCTGGCGGAGAAGAGGTTCGACCGCCCGAAGAATCTCATGGGGCTGGAGATCGAGCTGAATCTCGCGGGTTCCGACGGACTGCCGAGAATGATGAATGCCCAGGTGCTCGACCGGATTGCGAGTTCAGATTTCCAGACGGAACTCGGGATGTTCAACCTGGAGGTCAACATTGTCCCGCACCGGATCGGCGGGAGGGTGTTCGACCAGCTCACGGAGGAATTGCAGACCGGGCTCGGGTATGCGCACCGGATGGCTGCGGAGATCGATGCCGGTGTGGTGATGATCGGTATTCTGCCGACCATCGCGCACGCCGACCTGGTGTCGGCGAACCTTTCCGACGTGGACCGGTACACGCTGCTCAACAACCAGATCGTGACCGCGCGGGGCGAGGACTTCACCCTCGACATCGACGGGGTGGAGCGGCTGACCTGCACGACCACGTCGATCGTGCCCGAAGCGGCCTGTACGTCGGTGCAGTTGCACCTCCAGGTCACTCCGGGCCGGTTCGCGGCGGTGTGGAACGCGGCGCAGGCGGTGACGGCCGTGCAGATCGCGGTGGGCGCCAACTCCCCCTTCCTGTTCGGCCGGGAGCTGTGGCGCGAGTCCCGGCCGCCGCTGTTCACGCAGGCAACCGACACCCGGCCGCCCGAGCTCCAGGCCCAGGGGGTGCGGCCGCGCACCTGGTTCGGGGAGCGGTGGGTGGACTCCGCGTACGAGCTCTTCGAGGAGAACGTGCGCTTCTTCCCGGCGCTGCTGCCGATCTGCGACGAGGAGGAGCCGCTGCGGGTGCTCGACGAGGGCGGGGTGCCGCGGCTGCAGGAGCTGGTCCTGCACAACGGCACGGTGTACCGGTGGAACCGGCCGGTGTACGGGGTGGCGGACGGGGTGCCGCACCTGCGCGTCGAGAACCGGGTGCTGCCGGCCGGTCCCACGGTCGTCGACGTCGTCGCCAACGCGGCCTTCTACTACGGGCTGGTGCGCGCGCTGGCCGACGAGGCGCGGCCGGTGTGGACGCGGATGTCGTTCGCCGAGGCCGAGGCCAACTTCGACGCGGCCTGCCGGTACGGGATCGACGCCCGGCTGCGGTGGCCGCGGCGCGGGCGGGGCGGCGGCCTGGCCACGGTGTCGGCGGTCCGGCTGGTCCTGGACGAGCTGCTGCCGCTCGCCGCGTCCGGGCTCGACGCCTGGGGCATCGAGCCGGCCGACCGCGACCTGTACCTGGGCATCATCGAGGAGCGCTGCCGGCGGCGGGTCAACGGGGCGACCTGGCAGGTGGACACGTATCACCGGGCGCGGGCGGCCGGGCTCGGGCGGGACGCGGCGCTGGCGGCGCTGACGCGGCGCTATGCGGAGCTGATGCGGCGGGGGGAGCCGGTGCATACGTGGCCGGCCGGGTTGGCGGACGGGGAGCGGGTCGCTGCCGCGGTGGTCGGGCGGGGGTGA
- a CDS encoding CPBP family intramembrane glutamic endopeptidase, protein MRAEPGQVVGSSDGVVLDRGILRSETLLVLALSLGASGVSALISFIGSLTKPGGLKDQAATLNGSYAPGRPWLDLAWQLFGIATALVPVLLVAHLLTREGAGGLRALGFDRSRPWWDGGRGALVAAGIGSAGLAFYLVARATGFNLTVVPEALPDVWWKFPVLILSAVQNSVVEEVIVLGYLLRRLGQLGWTPMAALVASSVLRGSYHLYQGIGGFIGNMVMGAVFVLLYRRWGRIGPLVVAHALLDVVAFVGYALLAGHVDWLPTPDKG, encoded by the coding sequence GTGCGGGCAGAGCCGGGACAGGTCGTCGGATCTTCGGATGGGGTAGTGCTGGACCGGGGGATCCTCCGGTCCGAGACGCTGCTGGTGCTCGCCCTCTCGCTGGGGGCCAGCGGAGTGTCCGCGCTGATCAGTTTCATCGGATCGCTGACCAAGCCGGGCGGTCTCAAGGACCAGGCGGCGACCCTCAACGGCTCGTACGCGCCCGGCCGCCCCTGGCTGGACCTGGCCTGGCAGCTCTTCGGGATCGCGACCGCGCTGGTGCCGGTGCTGCTGGTGGCGCACCTGCTGACCCGGGAAGGCGCCGGCGGCCTGCGCGCCCTCGGTTTCGACCGCTCGCGGCCCTGGTGGGACGGCGGGCGCGGGGCGCTGGTCGCGGCCGGTATCGGCAGCGCCGGGCTGGCCTTCTACCTGGTCGCGCGGGCCACCGGCTTCAACCTGACGGTGGTGCCGGAGGCGCTGCCCGACGTGTGGTGGAAGTTCCCCGTGCTGATCCTCTCCGCCGTGCAGAACTCCGTGGTGGAGGAGGTCATCGTGCTCGGATACCTGCTGCGCCGGCTGGGGCAGCTGGGCTGGACGCCGATGGCCGCGCTGGTGGCCAGCTCGGTACTGCGCGGCTCGTACCACCTCTACCAGGGCATCGGTGGGTTCATCGGGAACATGGTGATGGGCGCCGTCTTCGTGCTGCTGTACCGCCGGTGGGGGCGGATCGGTCCGCTCGTGGTGGCCCACGCGCTTCTCGACGTCGTGGCCTTCGTCGGGTACGCGCTGCTGGCCGGCCACGTCGACTGGCTGCCCACTCCCGACAAGGGCTGA
- a CDS encoding PhzF family phenazine biosynthesis protein — MRIRIVDAFTDRPFSGNPAGVLVLDGDGFPADDWLRQVAAEVNLPETAFTHPLPPGGPAGWALRWFTPTTEVDMCGHATLATAHVLAAAGLARGAIRFAARCGILSAEAGADGLLTLDFPTSTLTPVEPPAEIAAALRAEIVSVHDTSDHIGDLLVELRDEEAVRTLRPDLAALRGYARRGVVVTAAAEDPARGYDFASRGFFPAAGIDEDPVTGSAHTALAPFWAARLGRTELTGFQGSARTGLVRVSLRDDRTLLTGRAVTVIDGELLAGP; from the coding sequence ATGCGCATTCGTATCGTCGACGCCTTCACCGACCGCCCCTTCTCAGGCAACCCGGCAGGGGTGCTCGTCCTCGACGGGGACGGTTTCCCCGCCGACGACTGGCTCCGGCAGGTGGCCGCCGAGGTCAACCTCCCCGAGACGGCCTTCACCCACCCGCTGCCGCCCGGCGGCCCCGCGGGCTGGGCGCTGCGCTGGTTCACTCCGACGACCGAGGTGGACATGTGCGGGCACGCCACGCTCGCCACAGCGCACGTGCTGGCCGCCGCCGGTCTGGCGCGCGGCGCCATCCGCTTCGCCGCCCGCTGCGGGATCCTCAGCGCGGAAGCCGGTGCGGACGGCCTGCTCACCCTGGACTTCCCCACCTCGACCCTCACCCCGGTCGAGCCCCCCGCCGAGATCGCCGCCGCGCTCCGGGCCGAGATCGTCTCGGTGCACGACACCTCCGACCACATCGGCGACCTGCTCGTGGAGCTCCGCGACGAGGAGGCCGTACGCACCCTGCGCCCGGACCTCGCCGCCCTGCGCGGGTACGCCCGGCGCGGGGTCGTGGTCACCGCCGCCGCCGAAGACCCGGCCCGCGGCTACGACTTCGCCTCCCGCGGGTTCTTCCCGGCCGCCGGCATCGACGAGGACCCCGTCACGGGCAGCGCGCACACCGCCCTCGCCCCCTTCTGGGCCGCGCGCCTGGGCCGTACCGAACTCACCGGATTCCAGGGTTCCGCCCGTACCGGCCTGGTCCGCGTCAGCCTGCGCGACGACCGCACCCTCCTGACGGGCCGCGCCGTGACCGTGATCGACGGCGAACTGCTCGCCGGACCGTAA
- a CDS encoding PadR family transcriptional regulator has product MRSHGHGHERGHEHGRGHGHCGPDRRDGEYEGRRAAFGPFGPPFGGGPFGRGGRGGPHRRARRGDVRASILALLSDRPMHGYEMIQEIGERSGGAWKPSPGSVYPTLQMLEDEGLITSESEGGKKLFTLTEAGRAEAETGPDAPWEEAGRGVDWDSMNEVRQAGFGLMEAFGQVFKTGTPEQRRKALAVIGDARKKLYLILADED; this is encoded by the coding sequence ATGCGTTCACATGGACACGGGCACGAGCGCGGCCATGAGCACGGGCGGGGTCACGGCCACTGCGGGCCGGACCGTCGGGACGGGGAGTACGAGGGCAGGCGCGCCGCGTTCGGGCCGTTCGGGCCGCCCTTCGGCGGTGGGCCGTTCGGGCGGGGCGGCCGCGGCGGTCCGCACCGGCGGGCCCGGCGCGGAGACGTGAGGGCGTCGATCCTGGCGCTGCTCTCCGACCGGCCGATGCACGGCTACGAGATGATCCAGGAGATCGGGGAGCGCAGCGGCGGGGCGTGGAAGCCCAGCCCGGGCTCCGTCTACCCCACGCTCCAGATGCTTGAGGACGAGGGGCTGATCACCAGCGAGAGCGAGGGCGGCAAGAAGCTGTTCACGCTCACCGAGGCCGGTCGCGCCGAGGCCGAGACCGGCCCCGACGCGCCCTGGGAGGAAGCCGGGCGCGGGGTCGACTGGGACTCGATGAACGAGGTCCGCCAAGCCGGATTCGGCCTCATGGAGGCGTTCGGGCAGGTCTTCAAGACCGGGACGCCCGAGCAGCGCCGGAAGGCGCTCGCGGTCATCGGCGACGCCCGCAAGAAGCTCTACCTGATCCTGGCCGACGAGGACTGA
- a CDS encoding type II toxin-antitoxin system Rv0910 family toxin codes for MAEVTAESRIEAPAAKVWSQLTDWSAYGQWSQTHTSFPKGGPENLAVGATFEENMKMMGFPAEVTWTVEALEDGRVLAIRGKGPMGVVVGTRYTLVPDGEATTVRIDGDFTGAAVSLMAGKLKDSATAALNESLRKLAALVA; via the coding sequence ATGGCCGAAGTCACCGCGGAATCACGCATCGAGGCGCCCGCCGCGAAGGTCTGGTCGCAGCTGACCGACTGGAGTGCGTACGGCCAGTGGAGCCAGACCCACACCAGCTTCCCGAAGGGCGGCCCGGAGAACCTCGCGGTCGGCGCCACCTTCGAGGAGAACATGAAGATGATGGGCTTCCCGGCCGAGGTGACCTGGACGGTGGAGGCCCTGGAGGACGGACGGGTGCTGGCCATCCGCGGCAAGGGCCCGATGGGCGTGGTCGTGGGCACCCGCTACACGCTGGTCCCGGACGGCGAGGCGACCACGGTGCGCATCGACGGCGACTTCACCGGCGCGGCCGTCTCCCTGATGGCCGGCAAGCTCAAGGACTCGGCGACCGCCGCCCTCAACGAGTCGCTGCGCAAGCTCGCCGCCCTGGTCGCCTGA
- a CDS encoding EamA family transporter — protein MQASGRNAGLGLALVSALAFGGSGVAAKPLIEAGLDPLHVVWLRVAGAALVLSPLAWKHRSLVRRRPALLAGFGLLAVAGVQAFYFASISRIPVGVALLLEYLGPALLLGYIRFVQRKPVSRAAAGGAALAVAGLAFVVEIWAGLSLDLLGVLLGLAAACCQACYFVLADQGSDGKSEAPDPLGVIAYGMLVGMLVLTVVARPWRMDWSVLGGSASMNGTDVPALALLGWVVLIATVFAYVTGVVSVRKLSPQVAGVVAFLEAITAVVFGWVLLGEQLSTPQIVGGGLVLFGAFIAQTSRPAAGPAEPVAAGGPGTSARTSTGAGAAGESDAADRPGTGALDHETTTA, from the coding sequence ATGCAAGCGTCAGGGAGAAATGCCGGGCTGGGACTCGCTTTGGTCTCGGCCCTCGCCTTCGGTGGTTCCGGAGTGGCGGCGAAGCCGCTGATCGAGGCGGGTCTCGACCCGCTCCACGTGGTGTGGCTCAGGGTGGCCGGCGCCGCCCTCGTGCTGTCACCGCTGGCCTGGAAACACCGTTCCCTGGTGCGGCGCAGGCCCGCACTGCTCGCCGGATTCGGCCTCCTGGCGGTCGCCGGCGTCCAGGCCTTCTACTTCGCCTCGATATCCCGGATCCCGGTCGGGGTCGCGCTGCTGCTCGAATACCTCGGCCCCGCGCTGCTCCTCGGCTACATCCGCTTCGTCCAGCGCAAGCCCGTCAGCCGGGCCGCCGCGGGCGGAGCCGCCCTCGCCGTGGCCGGCCTGGCCTTCGTCGTGGAGATCTGGGCGGGCCTGAGCCTGGACCTGCTCGGTGTCCTGCTCGGCCTCGCCGCCGCCTGCTGCCAGGCCTGCTACTTCGTCCTCGCCGACCAGGGCAGCGACGGCAAGTCCGAGGCGCCCGACCCGCTCGGGGTCATCGCGTACGGCATGCTCGTCGGCATGCTGGTGCTGACGGTCGTCGCCCGGCCGTGGCGGATGGACTGGTCGGTGCTGGGCGGATCGGCCTCGATGAACGGCACCGACGTGCCGGCGCTGGCGCTGCTCGGCTGGGTGGTCCTGATCGCGACCGTGTTCGCGTACGTCACCGGTGTCGTGTCGGTGCGCAAGCTCTCGCCGCAGGTGGCCGGGGTGGTGGCCTTCCTGGAGGCGATCACCGCGGTGGTCTTCGGGTGGGTGCTGCTCGGCGAGCAGCTCTCGACCCCGCAGATCGTCGGCGGCGGGCTGGTGCTCTTCGGCGCCTTCATCGCCCAGACCTCGCGGCCCGCCGCCGGGCCGGCCGAGCCGGTGGCGGCCGGCGGACCGGGTACGAGCGCGCGTACGAGTACGGGCGCGGGCGCGGCCGGGGAGTCCGATGCCGCGGACCGGCCGGGGACGGGTGCCCTGGACCACGAGACCACCACCGCATAG
- a CDS encoding DMT family transporter → MSTFRSLPVSPLGRSLLSLIVAGAAWGTAGAAASLLYLASDLGPLALTFWRCAGGLVLLLGALALRRRRAGSPLPAGPAAVAVQARGSLVATGLLFTLFQAAYFAAVLETGLAVGTVVCLGAGPVLIALGARFGMGERLGLGGALAVGGALAGLCVLVLGSGGGTVRPLGVGYALLSAAGYAGMTLRTRALGRRGAAGDPLVTTAWSLAVGTVTLLPLGLAEGLLPHAADAGRVLGLLVYVAAVPTALAYALYFTGAAAVRAATVSVIMLIEPVSAAVIAVALLGEELSSATVAGTLLLLVAVAGLTFAESRRSLAVAG, encoded by the coding sequence GTGTCGACTTTTCGTTCCCTGCCCGTTTCGCCCCTCGGGCGCAGCCTGCTGTCCCTGATCGTGGCCGGAGCCGCCTGGGGGACCGCCGGAGCGGCCGCCTCGCTGCTCTACCTCGCGAGCGACCTGGGCCCGCTCGCCCTCACCTTCTGGCGCTGCGCGGGCGGGCTCGTCCTGCTGCTGGGCGCGCTCGCGCTGCGGAGGCGCCGGGCGGGATCGCCCCTGCCCGCCGGTCCGGCCGCGGTCGCCGTTCAGGCGCGCGGCTCGCTGGTCGCCACCGGGCTGCTCTTCACCCTGTTCCAGGCGGCGTACTTCGCCGCCGTGCTGGAGACCGGGCTGGCCGTCGGCACCGTGGTCTGCCTCGGCGCCGGGCCGGTGCTGATCGCGCTCGGCGCGCGCTTCGGGATGGGGGAGCGGCTCGGTCTCGGGGGCGCGCTCGCCGTCGGCGGAGCGCTCGCCGGGCTGTGCGTCCTGGTGCTGGGCAGCGGCGGCGGCACGGTACGGCCGCTCGGGGTCGGATACGCGCTGCTGTCCGCGGCCGGCTATGCCGGGATGACCCTGCGGACCCGGGCGCTGGGCCGCCGCGGCGCGGCCGGGGACCCGCTGGTGACGACCGCCTGGTCGCTGGCGGTCGGTACGGTCACGCTGCTGCCGCTCGGTCTGGCGGAGGGGCTGCTGCCGCACGCGGCGGACGCCGGCCGGGTGCTGGGGCTGCTCGTCTACGTGGCCGCGGTGCCGACCGCGCTGGCGTACGCGCTCTACTTCACGGGAGCGGCCGCGGTGCGCGCCGCCACGGTCTCGGTGATCATGCTGATCGAGCCGGTGAGCGCTGCGGTGATCGCGGTGGCGCTGCTGGGCGAGGAACTCTCGTCGGCGACGGTCGCGGGCACGCTGCTGCTGCTCGTGGCGGTGGCGGGGCTGACGTTCGCGGAATCGCGCCGGAGCCTGGCGGTGGCGGGGTAG
- a CDS encoding pyridoxamine 5'-phosphate oxidase family protein: MEIAMSAATAPAESTGAYEPTDRTVPTRSRERAAYDRETVHAILDEAYVCHLGFVRDGAPVVLPTLYGRVGETLYVHGSTGSRPMREAGAGGEADPGLKVCLTVTHVDGLVLARSAFHHSINYRSVVVHGTAYQVTDEAERRMALDALVDHVVPGRSADSRPANAKELAATAVVRLDLREVSAKIRTGGPNDDAEDLSLPFWSGVVPLPRTYGTPIPAADLADGIEVPEYITAL; the protein is encoded by the coding sequence ATGGAGATCGCAATGTCCGCCGCCACCGCCCCCGCCGAGTCCACCGGGGCCTACGAGCCGACCGACCGCACGGTTCCCACCCGGTCCCGCGAACGTGCGGCGTACGACCGCGAAACCGTGCACGCGATACTCGACGAGGCCTACGTCTGCCACCTCGGCTTCGTCCGCGACGGCGCCCCCGTCGTGCTGCCCACGCTCTACGGCCGGGTCGGCGAGACCCTGTACGTGCACGGCTCGACCGGTTCGCGGCCGATGCGCGAGGCGGGCGCCGGCGGCGAAGCCGACCCGGGGCTGAAGGTGTGCCTGACCGTCACCCACGTCGACGGCCTGGTGCTGGCACGTTCCGCGTTCCACCACTCCATCAACTACCGCTCGGTCGTCGTGCACGGCACCGCCTACCAGGTGACCGACGAGGCCGAGCGCCGGATGGCCCTCGACGCCCTCGTCGACCACGTCGTCCCGGGCCGCTCCGCCGACTCCCGCCCCGCGAACGCCAAGGAACTCGCCGCCACCGCCGTGGTCCGCCTCGACCTCCGCGAGGTCTCGGCGAAGATCCGCACCGGCGGCCCGAACGACGACGCCGAGGACCTTTCGCTGCCGTTCTGGTCCGGCGTGGTCCCGCTGCCGCGCACGTACGGCACCCCGATCCCGGCGGCCGATCTCGCGGACGGCATCGAGGTCCCGGAGTACATCACCGCGCTCTAG